In Vibrio echinoideorum, the following proteins share a genomic window:
- a CDS encoding esterase/lipase family protein has translation MNNKNKHIVLIHGLYMPALIMQYLDRNFKKRGFTTHKFAYNSLRFPSAAKRLNRFINARFDEHDEVYFFGHSLGGLLIRHYFKFYQPNFADTCIITAGTPHNGATIAKTLSNHGLGFIFGSSKMILSDGLGDYDIDVPIGVITGTYDAGVGRIVLGKNPGDGTVTLEDANLRGATDTCALKLNHTALVYSKEVVTLSAQFIEHRAFKAA, from the coding sequence ATGAATAATAAAAACAAACATATAGTTTTAATTCATGGTCTATATATGCCTGCGTTGATCATGCAGTATCTGGATAGGAACTTCAAAAAACGTGGCTTTACAACGCACAAATTTGCCTACAACTCTCTGCGTTTCCCCTCTGCTGCAAAGCGCCTTAATCGCTTTATAAATGCTCGGTTTGATGAGCATGATGAAGTCTACTTCTTTGGCCATTCACTCGGTGGCTTACTGATTCGTCATTACTTTAAATTCTACCAACCCAACTTTGCAGACACCTGCATTATTACCGCTGGTACACCTCACAATGGGGCAACCATCGCTAAAACGCTTTCTAACCATGGGCTTGGGTTTATATTTGGTTCGAGCAAAATGATCTTAAGTGATGGCTTAGGTGACTATGATATCGACGTGCCGATTGGTGTAATCACTGGCACCTACGACGCGGGAGTCGGACGCATTGTATTGGGCAAGAATCCAGGCGATGGCACGGTCACACTAGAAGATGCGAACCTGAGAGGCGCTACAGACACTTGTGCTCTCAAACTCAACCACACAGCGCTCGTATATTCGAAAGAAGTGGTCACTCTCTCTGCCCAGTTCATCGAACATAGAGCTTTCAAAGCCGCCTGA
- a CDS encoding GNAT family N-acetyltransferase gives MLGIKKISALSDLNELKTAYFTESTAPLDGMWHFGFVPMSDHYGFYENNSLVGYCAVNGEGYLLQFFLAPTANHSIEDLFALIVENNSSVISEMKGAFVSTAEPQYLSLCVDNTESFKVNAMMYRQNFLANSDCDSGRIEEIEMSLATEEQLDQLVEFSSTTIGAPKEWLTGYYSNLIARQELWGYWENNNVLATGECRKFDEHQTQFADLGMIVSQAERGKGLATRVIHFLKQHANSQGLEAMCSTESSNIGAQKAITRAGLSSKHRILQFDFSELKK, from the coding sequence ATGTTAGGCATCAAAAAAATCTCCGCACTTAGCGACTTAAACGAACTTAAAACCGCTTACTTTACTGAATCAACAGCACCACTCGATGGTATGTGGCACTTTGGTTTTGTTCCTATGTCTGATCATTACGGCTTTTACGAAAACAACTCACTTGTGGGCTACTGTGCGGTCAATGGTGAAGGCTACTTGCTTCAGTTTTTCCTAGCACCAACAGCAAACCACAGTATTGAAGATTTATTCGCCCTAATCGTAGAAAATAACAGTTCTGTTATTAGTGAAATGAAGGGCGCATTCGTGAGCACAGCTGAGCCACAATATTTATCACTGTGTGTCGACAACACAGAGTCATTTAAAGTGAATGCGATGATGTACCGCCAAAACTTTCTAGCCAACTCTGATTGTGATTCAGGCCGAATTGAAGAGATAGAGATGAGCCTCGCGACGGAAGAACAACTCGATCAGTTAGTTGAATTTTCTTCAACAACAATCGGCGCGCCAAAAGAGTGGCTAACCGGTTACTATAGCAATTTGATTGCTCGTCAGGAGCTATGGGGCTACTGGGAAAATAACAATGTTCTGGCTACGGGAGAGTGCCGTAAGTTCGATGAGCATCAAACGCAGTTTGCCGACTTAGGTATGATTGTTTCTCAAGCAGAACGCGGTAAAGGCTTAGCAACGCGTGTTATTCACTTTCTAAAGCAACACGCTAATAGCCAAGGGTTAGAAGCTATGTGCTCTACGGAAAGCAGTAATATTGGCGCACAAAAGGCCATCACACGCGCGGGGTTATCATCAAAGCATCGCATCTTGCAGTTTGATTTTAGCGAGTTAAAGAAATAG
- a CDS encoding arginine deiminase-related protein — MLNLHKKSLHITNVQNANCVVMVPPKEFRFNEETARDNEFQHRVDLTEAEVKLETMAEFKAMVASLRKEGVQVVEFDYPELGVETPDAVFPNNWFSTCSDGSLFTFPMACENRQHEVKPHALIEALEASGRIVNHNESLESYVAQGSYLESTGVMVIDHINKTIYAALSQRCDREVLEDYAKRIGYSRVVSFQTALPSGQPIYHTNVMMAIGDNFCVICDEVIPEFERRFVVKSLAKDKQVISISIDQMNRFCGNILQLETVNGDKVIAMSQSAYDAFSPAQLAQLSTHGKLLPFNVKTIEDIGGGSVRCMLGEVFLPTRVNLL, encoded by the coding sequence ATGTTAAACCTACACAAGAAATCACTTCACATTACTAATGTTCAAAACGCTAATTGCGTTGTTATGGTGCCACCAAAAGAATTTCGTTTTAACGAAGAAACTGCGCGTGATAACGAGTTTCAACACCGAGTGGATTTAACCGAAGCTGAGGTGAAGCTAGAGACGATGGCCGAATTTAAAGCCATGGTTGCTTCATTGCGCAAAGAAGGTGTGCAAGTTGTAGAGTTTGATTACCCGGAATTGGGTGTCGAAACCCCTGATGCGGTTTTCCCTAATAACTGGTTCAGTACTTGCAGTGACGGTAGTTTGTTTACCTTCCCTATGGCGTGTGAAAACCGCCAACATGAAGTTAAGCCACATGCTCTTATTGAAGCGTTAGAAGCCTCTGGTCGCATTGTTAATCACAATGAGTCGTTAGAGTCTTATGTTGCTCAAGGCTCTTATTTGGAGAGCACAGGCGTCATGGTTATCGACCATATTAATAAGACGATTTATGCGGCGCTTTCTCAACGTTGTGACCGTGAAGTGCTAGAAGATTATGCAAAGCGCATAGGTTATTCTCGAGTTGTCTCTTTTCAAACGGCATTGCCATCGGGTCAGCCGATTTATCACACCAATGTAATGATGGCGATTGGTGATAACTTCTGCGTGATTTGTGATGAAGTAATTCCTGAGTTTGAGCGTCGCTTTGTCGTAAAGTCTCTTGCAAAGGATAAGCAGGTTATCTCGATCTCAATCGATCAGATGAACCGCTTCTGTGGCAACATCCTGCAACTGGAAACGGTGAATGGCGACAAGGTGATCGCAATGTCTCAATCGGCTTACGATGCGTTCTCTCCAGCGCAGTTAGCTCAGCTTTCGACACACGGAAAACTACTGCCATTCAATGTAAAAACCATAGAAGACATTGGTGGTGGTTCGGTGCGATGCATGTTGGGTGAGGTGTTCTTGCCAACACGAGTCAATCTTTTGTAG
- a CDS encoding helix-turn-helix domain-containing protein, which produces MINWLQSPKSPVVAQFIDCYWLIEKTPDAQTHQFPILNPDPSAHLILSPSEQAYHYTIEQQVDQGFGCHLLLPHHKAIELDHSKPFIHLGIKFHVGALYSLAIPDCPHPSLGRVNSIDLSGLLSSSNADAISLIKLAKIDVEACCQQLDDLLLPWLSTGKSDRHSQLTHKVLGVLGTTPIAELGDTLFCSQRTLERSFNKVTGLTLKQCQSMNKLESMLEYLYKRNLDDIDWIDVAYQFGFSDQPHLIRYLKKTIGLTPNNYAKQGGLTIDVYGGVRSE; this is translated from the coding sequence ATGATCAATTGGTTACAGTCTCCAAAATCCCCTGTAGTTGCTCAGTTCATTGATTGCTACTGGCTGATTGAAAAGACGCCCGACGCTCAAACTCATCAATTTCCGATACTCAATCCCGATCCATCAGCGCACCTGATCTTATCGCCAAGCGAGCAGGCATATCACTACACGATTGAGCAACAGGTCGATCAAGGCTTTGGTTGCCATCTGCTGCTGCCACACCATAAAGCCATCGAATTGGACCACTCGAAGCCGTTTATTCATTTGGGCATCAAGTTCCATGTGGGCGCACTGTACTCTCTGGCTATCCCAGATTGCCCTCATCCTAGCCTAGGCCGCGTTAACTCTATCGACCTTTCAGGTTTGCTTAGCAGCTCAAATGCCGATGCTATATCATTGATTAAGCTTGCTAAAATCGATGTTGAAGCCTGTTGTCAGCAGTTAGATGATTTGCTGCTGCCTTGGCTATCGACAGGTAAATCCGATAGACACAGTCAACTCACGCACAAGGTATTAGGAGTGCTTGGCACAACACCGATTGCAGAGCTCGGCGACACACTGTTCTGCTCGCAACGCACTTTAGAAAGAAGCTTCAATAAGGTCACAGGACTGACACTAAAACAGTGCCAATCGATGAACAAACTCGAATCAATGTTGGAATACTTGTATAAGCGAAATCTTGATGACATTGATTGGATAGACGTCGCCTATCAGTTTGGGTTTAGCGACCAGCCACACCTGATTCGCTACCTTAAGAAAACCATCGGTCTAACACCCAATAATTACGCTAAACAAGGCGGCTTAACCATTGATGTGTATGGTGGCGTGAGATCGGAGTAA